A DNA window from Pseudoalteromonas spongiae UST010723-006 contains the following coding sequences:
- the fadR gene encoding fatty acid metabolism transcriptional regulator FadR: MRIFKAKSPAGFAEEYIVESIWNGEFAPGSILPAERELSELIGVTRTTLREVLQRLARDGWLTIQHGKPTRVNNYWETSGLNILETLAKLDSTKVPELIDQLLSARTNISAIYTRSAIKTNPDKVIETLSRADDLADTAEAFADYDYRMHHELAFACGNPIYVLTLNGFKGFYARIARHYFADERTRKLALKFFAELKALAEQDKFDESIFLVRKYGLESGALWQEIRETMPEDIMEQDA; this comes from the coding sequence ATGAGAATTTTTAAAGCCAAAAGCCCTGCGGGATTTGCTGAGGAATACATAGTTGAATCGATTTGGAACGGCGAATTTGCGCCAGGTTCAATTTTACCAGCAGAGCGTGAGCTTTCAGAGCTTATAGGTGTAACACGTACAACTTTACGTGAAGTGCTACAGCGTTTGGCGCGCGACGGCTGGTTGACTATTCAACACGGTAAGCCAACGCGTGTTAATAATTATTGGGAAACGTCGGGTCTTAATATTCTAGAAACGCTCGCTAAATTAGACTCAACTAAAGTACCCGAACTAATTGACCAGTTGCTTTCAGCGCGTACCAATATCAGTGCTATTTATACGCGTTCAGCGATTAAAACAAATCCTGATAAAGTAATCGAAACCTTGTCTCGTGCTGATGATTTAGCCGACACAGCTGAAGCGTTTGCAGATTACGACTACCGCATGCATCACGAACTTGCATTTGCCTGTGGTAACCCAATTTACGTATTAACGTTAAATGGTTTCAAAGGTTTTTACGCACGCATTGCGCGTCATTACTTTGCCGATGAGCGTACGCGAAAGTTAGCACTTAAGTTTTTTGCAGAATTAAAAGCACTAGCAGAGCAAGACAAGTTTGATGAGTCTATTTTCTTAGTGCGTAAATATGGTCTAGAGTCAGGCGCATTATGGCAAGAAATTAGAGAAACTATGCCTGAAGATATTATGGAGCAAGATGCGTAA
- a CDS encoding peroxiredoxin C, with protein sequence MGVLVGRKAPDFTAAAVLGNGEIVDSYNLHEAIKGKKAVVFFYPLDFTFVCPSELIAFDKRFEEFQKRGVEVIGVSIDSQFSHNAWRNTPVNEGGIGPVKYALVADVKHEICQAYDVEHPEAGVAFRGSFLIDEEGNVRHQVVNDLPLGRNIDEMLRMVDALAFHSEHGEVCPAGWEEGKKGMDASPAGVAAFLSENEGDL encoded by the coding sequence ATGGGCGTATTAGTAGGCCGCAAGGCACCAGACTTTACAGCTGCAGCAGTTCTAGGTAACGGCGAAATCGTAGATAGCTACAACTTACACGAAGCAATCAAAGGTAAAAAAGCAGTTGTTTTCTTTTACCCATTAGACTTTACATTCGTATGTCCTTCAGAGCTAATCGCTTTCGACAAGCGTTTTGAAGAATTCCAAAAGCGTGGCGTAGAAGTAATCGGTGTTTCTATCGATTCACAATTCTCACACAACGCATGGCGTAACACACCAGTTAACGAAGGCGGTATTGGTCCAGTTAAATACGCACTAGTTGCTGACGTTAAACACGAAATCTGTCAAGCATACGACGTTGAGCACCCAGAAGCTGGCGTTGCTTTCCGTGGTTCTTTCCTTATCGATGAAGAAGGTAACGTACGTCACCAAGTAGTTAACGACTTACCACTAGGTCGTAACATCGACGAAATGCTTCGCATGGTTGACGCACTAGCATTCCACTCAGAGCACGGTGAAGTATGTCCTGCTGGTTGGGAAGAAGGTAAAAAAGGTATGGACGCAAGTCCAGCTGGCGTTGCTGCATTCCTTTCTGAAAACGAAGGTGACCTATAA
- a CDS encoding OmpW/AlkL family protein, producing MKKLLTTALLTSGLIAAPAMAKLSVNVGAINVNPDSGTSYLNEIPTAGVSVDSNTQLGITFDYAINDNWVVELVAATPFSHDISGEGKIGDLAIGGASIGSTKHLPPSLFAQYHFGSAGDKFRAFVGAGVNYTIFFDSEAGADLKAVLGTDDVKLELSNSFGLAGQVGANYMINEKWGIHAMASYIDIDTDAEVFAGGNKVLTSDVAIDPFVFMLGAKYKF from the coding sequence ATGAAAAAATTACTAACTACAGCATTACTAACTTCAGGTTTAATCGCAGCACCAGCAATGGCAAAACTAAGCGTTAACGTAGGTGCAATCAACGTAAACCCTGACAGCGGTACAAGCTACTTAAATGAAATCCCAACAGCGGGCGTTTCAGTAGACAGCAACACCCAGCTAGGTATTACATTTGACTATGCAATTAACGATAACTGGGTAGTAGAGTTAGTAGCAGCAACACCATTTAGCCACGATATTTCTGGTGAAGGTAAAATTGGTGATTTAGCTATCGGCGGCGCAAGCATTGGTTCAACTAAACACTTACCACCATCACTGTTTGCACAATACCACTTCGGTAGCGCTGGTGACAAGTTCCGTGCATTCGTAGGTGCTGGTGTTAACTACACAATCTTCTTTGACAGCGAAGCGGGTGCAGACCTAAAAGCAGTATTAGGTACTGATGATGTTAAACTTGAGCTATCAAACTCATTTGGTTTAGCAGGTCAAGTAGGTGCAAACTACATGATCAATGAAAAGTGGGGTATTCACGCAATGGCTTCTTACATCGACATCGATACAGATGCTGAAGTATTTGCAGGTGGCAACAAGGTATTAACGTCAGACGTTGCAATCGACCCATTTGTATTTATGTTAGGTGCTAAATACAAGTTCTAA